A portion of the Bacteroides faecium genome contains these proteins:
- a CDS encoding ABC-F family ATP-binding cassette domain-containing protein: MISVEGLSVEFNATPLFSDVSYVINKKDRIALVGKNGAGKSTMLKILAGLQSPTHGVVATPKDVTIGYLPQVMILSDNRTVMGEAELAFEHIFELQAKLERMNQELAERTDYDSEEYHQLIDRFTHENDRYLMMGGTNYQAEIERTLLGLGFSREDFERPTSEFSGGWRMRIELAKLLLRRPDVLLLDEPTNHLDIESIQWLENFLATRANAVVLVSHDRAFLNNVTTRTIEITCGQIYDYKVKYDEFVVLRKERREQQIRAYENQQKQIQDTEDFIERFRYKATKAVQVQSRIKQLEKIDRIEVDDEDNSSLRLKFPPASRSGNYPVICEDVRKAYGEHVVFHDVNLTINRGEKVAFVGKNGEGKSTLVKCIMNEIDFDGKLTIGHNVQIGYFAQNQAQMLDENLTVFDTIDRVATGDIRLKIRDILGAFMFGGEASDKKVKVLSGGERTRLAMIKLLLEPVNFLILDEPTNHLDMRSKDVLKDAIREFDGTVILVSHDRDFLDGLATKVYEFGGGVVKEHLSGIYEFLQKKKIDSLNELQKGVGLSASPTASAKGNNEPEAAQPSENRLSYEAQKELNKKVKKLERQVADCEASIEETESAIAIIEVRMATPEGASDMKLYEQHQKLKQQLDTIVEEWERVSMELEEVKG; the protein is encoded by the coding sequence GTGATTTCAGTAGAAGGATTATCAGTAGAATTTAATGCGACGCCGCTTTTTTCGGACGTTAGTTATGTCATTAATAAAAAAGACCGCATTGCGTTGGTCGGTAAGAATGGTGCGGGTAAATCCACCATGCTTAAAATATTGGCGGGCTTGCAGTCGCCGACACATGGAGTCGTAGCTACTCCGAAAGATGTTACCATCGGATATTTGCCACAAGTCATGATTCTCTCCGACAACCGGACGGTGATGGGAGAGGCGGAACTGGCATTCGAACATATATTTGAACTTCAGGCGAAGTTGGAACGGATGAATCAGGAACTTGCCGAACGGACAGACTATGATTCGGAAGAATACCACCAGTTGATAGACCGCTTCACCCACGAGAACGACCGTTACCTGATGATGGGCGGCACAAACTATCAGGCAGAAATCGAACGCACACTTCTTGGGCTCGGTTTCAGCCGGGAAGACTTTGAACGTCCCACCTCGGAATTCTCCGGTGGATGGCGTATGCGTATCGAACTCGCGAAACTGCTGTTGCGTCGCCCGGATGTCCTCTTGCTTGACGAGCCTACCAACCACCTCGATATTGAAAGTATCCAATGGCTGGAAAACTTCCTGGCAACCCGTGCCAATGCAGTCGTACTAGTCAGCCACGACCGTGCCTTCCTGAACAACGTAACTACCCGAACCATCGAAATCACCTGCGGCCAGATTTATGACTACAAAGTGAAATACGATGAATTTGTAGTCCTGCGCAAGGAACGCCGCGAACAACAGATCCGTGCCTACGAGAACCAGCAGAAACAGATACAGGATACGGAAGACTTCATCGAACGCTTCCGCTACAAAGCCACTAAAGCCGTACAGGTACAAAGCCGTATCAAGCAACTGGAAAAGATAGACCGCATCGAAGTGGACGACGAAGACAACTCCTCGCTGCGCCTGAAATTCCCGCCCGCCAGCCGTAGCGGAAACTATCCGGTTATCTGCGAAGACGTGCGCAAAGCCTATGGTGAACATGTCGTTTTCCATGACGTGAACCTCACCATCAACCGGGGCGAAAAAGTCGCATTCGTCGGTAAGAACGGCGAAGGTAAATCCACACTGGTAAAATGTATCATGAACGAAATAGACTTCGACGGTAAACTTACCATCGGTCACAATGTCCAAATCGGCTATTTTGCGCAGAATCAGGCCCAGATGCTGGATGAAAACCTGACCGTATTCGATACCATCGACCGCGTAGCCACAGGAGACATCCGTCTGAAGATACGGGATATACTGGGTGCCTTCATGTTCGGCGGCGAAGCCTCGGACAAAAAGGTGAAAGTCCTCTCCGGCGGTGAACGTACCCGACTGGCAATGATTAAGCTGCTTCTCGAACCCGTCAACTTCCTGATTCTTGACGAACCGACTAATCATCTGGATATGCGTTCAAAAGATGTATTGAAGGATGCCATCCGCGAATTTGACGGAACAGTCATTCTTGTCAGCCACGACCGTGATTTTTTGGACGGGCTTGCGACTAAAGTATATGAGTTCGGTGGCGGAGTGGTGAAAGAACACCTCAGTGGCATCTATGAATTCCTGCAAAAGAAAAAGATAGACAGCCTGAATGAACTTCAGAAAGGCGTAGGCTTATCGGCTTCTCCCACGGCATCTGCCAAAGGAAACAATGAACCGGAAGCGGCACAACCTTCGGAAAACAGACTCTCTTATGAAGCTCAAAAAGAACTGAATAAGAAAGTGAAGAAACTCGAACGACAGGTAGCGGATTGTGAAGCCTCGATAGAAGAAACCGAATCTGCCATCGCTATCATCGAAGTGAGAATGGCAACCCCCGAAGGAGCTTCGGACATGAAACTGTATGAACAGCATCAGAAACTGAAACAACAGTTGGACACCATCGTCGAAGAGTGGGAGCGCGTTTCGATGGAACTGGAAGAAGTGAAAGGCTAG
- the mreC gene encoding rod shape-determining protein MreC → MRNLVNFLLKYNYWFLFIILEVASFVLLFRFNRYQQSTYFTSANTVVGAVYEVSGGITSYFHLKSVNEDLLDRNMLLEQQITNLEKALKERQVDSVTVNSIRQMPQNDYQLFKAHVIKNSLTLPDNYITLDKGSSSGIRPEMGVVDGNGIVGIVYETSPSYSVVISVLNSKSNISCKIIGSDYFGYLKWEHGDSRYAYLKDLPRHAEFNLGDTVVTSGFSTVFPEGIMVGTVDDMSDSNDGLSYLLKIKLATDFGKLGDVRVVARNGQEEQKKLENKATKE, encoded by the coding sequence ATGAGGAATTTAGTAAACTTCCTTCTGAAATACAATTACTGGTTCCTCTTTATCATATTAGAGGTAGCCAGTTTTGTTTTGTTATTTCGGTTCAACCGCTATCAGCAGAGTACTTATTTTACTTCTGCCAATACGGTTGTGGGGGCGGTTTATGAAGTTTCGGGGGGAATAACCTCTTATTTTCATCTGAAATCGGTCAATGAAGATCTGCTGGATCGTAATATGTTGCTCGAGCAGCAAATCACGAACCTGGAGAAAGCCTTGAAAGAACGTCAGGTCGATTCGGTGACTGTCAACAGCATCCGTCAGATGCCGCAGAATGATTATCAGTTGTTCAAGGCACACGTGATAAAGAACAGCCTGACACTGCCTGATAACTACATTACCCTTGATAAGGGTTCTTCTTCCGGCATCCGTCCCGAGATGGGAGTGGTAGACGGCAATGGTATTGTAGGTATTGTGTATGAGACATCTCCTTCCTATTCGGTTGTGATTTCCGTATTGAACAGCAAGTCCAATATAAGTTGTAAGATTATAGGCAGTGATTACTTCGGTTATCTGAAGTGGGAGCACGGAGATTCACGTTATGCCTATCTGAAAGACCTGCCCCGCCACGCGGAATTTAATTTGGGAGATACCGTAGTGACCAGTGGCTTCTCAACCGTATTCCCGGAAGGTATTATGGTAGGTACGGTAGATGATATGTCCGATTCCAACGACGGACTGTCCTACCTGTTGAAGATAAAGCTGGCTACCGATTTCGGTAAACTCGGCGATGTCCGTGTAGTAGCCCGCAACGGTCAGGAGGAACAGAAGAAACTTGAAAACAAGGCAACAAAAGAATGA
- the mreD gene encoding rod shape-determining protein MreD: MIITYIHRIGWFIGLVLLQVLILNNVHIAGYATPFLYIYFILKFNSGTSRNELMLWAFFFGLTIDVFADTPGMNAAATVLLAFLRPSLLRLFTPRDNLDSFIPSFKTMGITPFLKYTTASVFVHSLALLSIEFFSFSSIWLLLLRVLLCTILTVTCIVAVEGIRK; this comes from the coding sequence ATGATTATCACCTATATACATAGAATCGGATGGTTTATCGGCTTGGTACTTCTTCAGGTGCTTATCCTGAATAATGTGCATATAGCAGGATACGCTACTCCCTTTCTCTATATTTACTTCATACTGAAGTTCAATTCCGGCACTTCGCGGAATGAACTGATGCTGTGGGCTTTCTTTTTCGGACTCACCATCGACGTGTTTGCCGATACTCCGGGGATGAATGCGGCTGCCACCGTGCTGCTCGCTTTCCTGCGCCCTTCTTTGCTGCGTCTGTTTACTCCCCGTGACAACCTGGATAGCTTCATTCCTTCCTTCAAGACGATGGGCATCACTCCTTTCCTGAAATATACTACTGCAAGTGTTTTTGTGCATAGCTTGGCACTACTCTCCATTGAGTTCTTCTCGTTTTCCAGCATTTGGCTGTTGCTGCTGCGGGTGTTACTTTGCACCATTCTGACTGTAACTTGTATTGTGGCTGTTGAAGGTATAAGGAAGTAA
- the mrdA gene encoding penicillin-binding protein 2, with amino-acid sequence MAKDYRLEKRKFVISGIALSIVLIYLIRLFVLQITTDDYKKNADSNAFLNKIQYPSRGAIYDRAGKLLVFNQPAYDISIVPKEVENLDTLDLCQSLNITRAQFLKIMSDMKDRRRNPGYSRYTNQLFMSQLSAEECGVFQEKLFKFRGFYIQRRTIRQYSYNAAAHALGDIGEVSAKEMEADEEGYYIRGDYVGKLGVEKSYEKYLRGEKGIEILLRDAHGRIQGHYMDGEYDRPSVPGKNLTLSLDIDLQMLGERLLKNKIGSIVAIEPETGEILCLVSSPNYDPHLMIGRQRGKNHLMLQRDKMKPLLNRALMGVYPPGSTFKTAQGLTFLQEGIITEQSPTFPCSRGFHYGRLTVGCHAHGAPLPLIPAIATSCNSYFCWGLFRMFGDRKYGSPQNAITVWKDHMVSQGFGYKLGVDLPGEKRGLIPNAQFYDKAYRGHWNGLTVISISIGQGEILSTPLQIANLGATIANRGYFVTPHIVKEIQDNQIDSLYRTPRYTTIEKRHYESVVEGMRAAATGGTCRMLSMMVPDLEACGKTGTAQNRGHDHSVFMGFAPMNKPKIAIAVYVENGGWGATYGVPFGALMMEQYMKGKLSPENELRAEEFSNRVILYGNEER; translated from the coding sequence ATGGCAAAAGATTATAGATTAGAGAAGCGCAAATTTGTTATCAGTGGCATTGCTCTATCCATTGTTCTCATTTATCTGATACGGCTTTTCGTATTGCAGATAACGACGGACGACTATAAAAAGAATGCCGACAGCAACGCTTTCCTGAACAAGATTCAATATCCCTCGCGAGGAGCTATCTACGACCGTGCCGGCAAATTGCTGGTATTCAACCAGCCTGCCTATGACATTTCGATTGTTCCGAAAGAAGTGGAAAACCTGGACACGCTCGACCTGTGTCAGTCATTGAACATCACCCGTGCCCAATTCCTGAAGATAATGAGCGACATGAAAGACCGTCGCCGCAATCCGGGATACTCCCGCTATACCAACCAGTTATTTATGTCGCAACTTTCGGCAGAAGAATGTGGTGTCTTTCAGGAAAAACTGTTCAAGTTCCGTGGCTTCTATATCCAGCGGCGTACCATCCGCCAATATTCCTACAATGCCGCCGCCCATGCTTTGGGCGACATCGGAGAAGTTTCCGCCAAAGAAATGGAAGCGGATGAAGAAGGATACTATATCCGTGGCGACTATGTCGGCAAGTTGGGTGTGGAGAAATCATATGAAAAGTACCTGCGCGGAGAGAAAGGAATTGAAATCCTGCTTCGTGATGCGCACGGCCGTATTCAAGGACATTATATGGATGGCGAATACGACCGTCCTTCCGTCCCCGGCAAGAACCTGACGCTAAGCCTGGACATTGATTTGCAGATGTTGGGCGAACGTTTATTGAAGAACAAAATCGGAAGTATCGTAGCCATCGAACCCGAAACCGGAGAAATCCTCTGCCTGGTATCTTCTCCGAACTATGACCCGCATCTGATGATTGGTCGTCAACGGGGTAAGAACCACCTGATGCTGCAACGTGACAAGATGAAGCCTTTGTTGAATCGTGCTTTGATGGGTGTTTATCCACCGGGTTCTACCTTTAAGACAGCGCAGGGACTGACCTTCCTGCAAGAGGGAATCATCACCGAGCAAAGCCCTACTTTCCCCTGCTCGCGTGGTTTCCATTACGGCAGACTGACGGTAGGTTGCCATGCTCACGGAGCGCCGCTTCCGTTGATACCCGCCATTGCTACCTCGTGCAACTCCTATTTCTGTTGGGGGCTGTTCCGTATGTTCGGCGACCGTAAGTACGGTTCGCCGCAGAATGCCATCACCGTTTGGAAAGACCACATGGTTTCGCAAGGATTCGGTTACAAACTGGGAGTCGATTTGCCGGGAGAGAAACGCGGGTTAATCCCGAACGCGCAATTCTATGATAAAGCCTATCGCGGACACTGGAACGGACTGACGGTAATCAGTATCTCTATCGGTCAGGGAGAAATCCTGTCCACCCCGCTCCAGATTGCAAACCTGGGAGCAACGATAGCTAACAGAGGATATTTCGTCACACCACATATTGTAAAAGAAATCCAGGACAATCAGATAGACAGTCTCTACCGTACCCCCCGCTATACCACTATTGAAAAGAGACATTACGAGTCGGTAGTAGAAGGTATGCGTGCCGCTGCTACGGGTGGTACTTGCCGGATGCTCTCCATGATGGTGCCGGATTTGGAAGCCTGTGGAAAAACGGGTACGGCACAGAACCGCGGACATGACCATTCGGTATTTATGGGCTTTGCGCCGATGAACAAACCGAAGATTGCTATTGCCGTCTATGTGGAGAACGGCGGATGGGGAGCTACATACGGAGTTCCTTTCGGGGCACTGATGATGGAGCAATATATGAAAGGCAAGCTCTCTCCGGAGAACGAGTTGAGGGCGGAAGAATTTAGTAACAGAGTGATATTGTATGGTAACGAGGAGCGATAG
- a CDS encoding rod shape-determining protein — MGLFSFTQEIAMDLGTANTIIITNGKIVVDEPSVVALDRRTDKMIAVGEKAKLMHEKTHENIRTIRPLRDGVIADFYACEQMMRGLIKRVNTRNHLFSPSLRMVIGVPSGSTEVELRAVRDSAEHAGGRDVYLIFEPMAAAIGIGIDVEAPEGNMIVDIGGGSTEIAVISLGGIVSNNSIRVAGDDLTEDIREYMSRQHNVKVSERMAERIKINVGAALTELGEGSPEDYIVHGPNRITALPMEVPVCYQEVAHCLEKSISKIETAILSALECTPPELYADIVHNGIYLSGGGALLRGLDKRLTDKINIPFHIAEDPLHAVAKGTGVALKNVDRFSFLMR, encoded by the coding sequence ATGGGATTGTTTTCTTTTACACAAGAAATTGCGATGGACTTGGGTACAGCCAATACCATCATCATCACGAATGGAAAAATCGTGGTGGATGAGCCTTCGGTTGTTGCTCTGGACCGCCGTACCGATAAGATGATTGCCGTTGGGGAAAAGGCGAAGTTGATGCATGAAAAGACCCACGAAAACATACGTACCATCCGTCCGTTGAGAGACGGTGTAATTGCCGACTTCTATGCTTGCGAGCAGATGATGCGCGGATTGATTAAACGGGTAAATACCCGCAACCACTTGTTCTCGCCTTCTCTCCGCATGGTGATTGGCGTTCCTTCGGGAAGTACGGAAGTCGAACTCCGTGCCGTTCGTGACTCTGCCGAGCATGCCGGCGGACGTGACGTCTACTTGATTTTCGAACCGATGGCTGCGGCAATCGGTATCGGTATCGATGTGGAAGCACCGGAAGGAAACATGATCGTCGATATAGGTGGTGGTTCTACGGAAATTGCCGTTATCTCCCTCGGAGGTATCGTTTCCAACAATTCCATCCGTGTTGCCGGTGATGACCTGACCGAAGATATTCGCGAATACATGAGCCGTCAGCACAATGTGAAAGTCAGCGAGCGTATGGCGGAACGTATCAAGATAAACGTAGGTGCTGCCTTGACCGAACTGGGCGAAGGCTCTCCTGAAGATTATATTGTTCACGGTCCGAACCGTATTACAGCCCTTCCGATGGAAGTACCCGTATGCTATCAGGAAGTAGCCCACTGTCTGGAGAAATCAATCTCGAAGATTGAAACAGCTATCTTGAGCGCGTTGGAATGTACTCCGCCCGAACTTTACGCTGACATTGTGCACAATGGTATCTACCTTTCCGGTGGTGGCGCATTGCTCCGTGGACTGGACAAGAGACTGACTGACAAGATCAATATTCCTTTCCACATTGCGGAAGACCCTTTGCACGCTGTTGCCAAAGGTACAGGAGTTGCATTAAAGAATGTAGACCGTTTCTCCTTCTTAATGAGATAA
- a CDS encoding M13 family metallopeptidase, translating to MKVTKYLPILAVCLMTTGCNSKKEAVLTSGIDLANLDTTAMPGTSFYQYACGGWVKDHPLTDEYSRFGTFDMLRENSREQLKALIAELASKTDNAPGSAAQKVGDLYNIAMDSVKLNQEGVAPIKAELVVIDALKDKKDIYAYIAESQKKGIRPYFTMFVSADDMNSSMNMVQTYQGGIGMGQRDYYLEDDEQTKNIRNKYQEHIAKMFQLAGYDEATAQKAVKAVMNIETRLAKAARSQVELRDPHANYNKMDMETLKKNFPTFDWDTYFTLSGLKDLKEVNVGQPAAMKEVADVINTVSLDDQKLYLQWGLIDAAASYLSDDFEAQNFDFYERTMSGKKEMQPRWKRSVSTVDGVLGEVVGQMYVEKYFPAAAKERMVTLVKNLQTSLGERIKGLEWMSEPTKEKALEKLATFHVKIGYPDKWKDYSALEIKNDSYWANIERASQWDYNEMIAKAGKPVDKDEWLMTPQTVNAYYNPTTNEICFPAAILQPPFFDMNADDAMNYGAIGVVIGHEMTHGFDDQGRQYDKDGNLKDWWTEEDAKKFEERAQVMVNFFDSIEVAPGVHGNGELTLGENIADHGGLQVSYQAFKNATANAPLETVDGFTPEQRFFLAYANVWAGNIRPEEILRLTKLDPHSLGKWRVDGALPQIGTWYEAFNITEQDPMFVPKDKRVSIW from the coding sequence ATGAAAGTAACCAAGTATTTACCAATTCTTGCCGTATGCCTTATGACAACAGGATGTAACAGTAAGAAAGAGGCCGTACTGACGTCCGGTATCGACCTTGCTAATCTGGATACCACGGCTATGCCGGGTACAAGTTTTTATCAATACGCTTGTGGCGGTTGGGTGAAAGACCATCCGCTGACAGACGAGTACTCCCGTTTCGGAACATTCGACATGTTGCGTGAAAACAGCCGTGAACAACTGAAAGCCTTAATTGCCGAACTGGCTTCAAAGACAGACAACGCTCCGGGCAGCGCCGCTCAAAAAGTGGGTGACCTCTACAATATCGCAATGGACAGCGTGAAACTGAACCAGGAAGGTGTAGCTCCGATTAAAGCGGAACTGGTAGTCATCGACGCACTTAAAGATAAGAAAGATATCTACGCATACATCGCCGAAAGCCAGAAGAAAGGCATTCGTCCTTACTTCACCATGTTCGTAAGTGCCGATGATATGAACAGCTCCATGAATATGGTACAAACCTACCAGGGCGGTATCGGAATGGGACAGCGCGACTATTACCTGGAAGATGACGAGCAGACTAAAAATATCCGCAACAAGTATCAGGAACATATCGCCAAGATGTTCCAGTTGGCAGGTTACGATGAAGCTACCGCACAAAAAGCGGTAAAAGCTGTAATGAACATCGAAACCCGCCTGGCCAAAGCAGCCCGTTCACAAGTAGAACTGCGTGACCCTCATGCCAACTACAACAAGATGGACATGGAGACGCTGAAAAAGAACTTCCCGACTTTCGACTGGGATACATACTTCACTCTCTCCGGTTTGAAAGACCTCAAAGAAGTGAATGTAGGTCAGCCTGCTGCCATGAAAGAAGTTGCCGATGTTATCAATACCGTATCCCTGGACGATCAGAAACTGTATCTGCAATGGGGATTGATAGACGCCGCCGCTTCTTACCTGAGCGATGACTTCGAAGCTCAGAACTTCGATTTCTACGAGCGTACCATGTCCGGCAAGAAAGAAATGCAACCTCGTTGGAAGCGTTCTGTTAGCACAGTGGACGGTGTTCTCGGCGAAGTCGTGGGACAGATGTATGTAGAAAAATACTTCCCCGCTGCTGCCAAAGAACGTATGGTTACACTGGTGAAGAACCTGCAAACCTCTTTGGGTGAACGTATCAAAGGACTGGAATGGATGAGCGAACCGACCAAAGAGAAAGCTTTGGAAAAACTGGCTACCTTCCATGTAAAAATCGGCTACCCGGATAAATGGAAAGATTACTCCGCTCTGGAGATTAAAAACGATTCTTACTGGGCAAACATCGAACGTGCCAGCCAATGGGATTACAATGAAATGATTGCCAAAGCCGGCAAGCCCGTCGACAAGGACGAATGGCTGATGACACCGCAGACGGTCAACGCATACTATAACCCGACTACCAACGAAATCTGTTTCCCCGCAGCCATCCTGCAACCGCCATTCTTTGATATGAATGCCGATGACGCCATGAACTACGGTGCTATCGGAGTCGTTATCGGACATGAAATGACACACGGATTCGACGACCAGGGACGTCAATATGACAAAGACGGAAACCTGAAAGACTGGTGGACGGAAGAAGATGCTAAGAAGTTCGAAGAACGTGCCCAAGTGATGGTGAACTTCTTTGACAGTATCGAAGTAGCCCCGGGTGTACACGGAAACGGTGAGCTGACTCTCGGTGAGAACATTGCCGACCATGGCGGTCTGCAAGTTTCCTACCAGGCTTTCAAGAATGCAACAGCGAATGCACCGCTCGAAACAGTTGACGGATTTACTCCCGAACAACGTTTCTTCCTTGCTTATGCTAATGTATGGGCAGGAAATATCCGTCCGGAAGAAATTCTCCGATTAACCAAACTCGACCCTCACTCATTGGGCAAATGGCGTGTAGACGGCGCACTTCCTCAAATCGGAACATGGTACGAAGCATTCAACATTACCGAGCAAGACCCGATGTTCGTTCCTAAAGACAAACGCGTGTCTATTTGGTAA
- the purH gene encoding bifunctional phosphoribosylaminoimidazolecarboxamide formyltransferase/IMP cyclohydrolase — MSESKRIKTALVSVYHKEGLEEIITKLHEEGVEFLSTGGTRQFIESLGYPCKAVEDLTTYPSILGGRVKTLHPKIFGGILCRRGLEQDMQQIEKYEIPEIDLVIVDLYPFEATVASGASEADIIEKIDIGGISLIRAAAKNYNDVIIVASQAQYKPLLDMLMEHGATSSLEERRWMAKEAFAVSSHYDSAIFNYFDAGEGSAFRCSVNNQKQLRYGENPHQKGYFYGNLEAMFDQIHGKEISYNNLLDINAAVDLIDEFDDLTFAILKHNNACGLASRSTVLDAWKDALAGDPVSAFGGVLITNGVIDKEAAEEINKIFFEVIIAPDYDVDALEILGQKKNRIILVRKEAKLPKKQFRALLNGVLVQDKDTNIETVADLKTVTDKAPTPEEVEDMLFANKIVKNSKSNAIVLAKGKQLLASGVGQTSRVDALKQAIEKAKSFGFDLNGAVMASDAFFPFPDCVEIADKEGVTAVIQPGGSVKDDLSFAYCNEHGMAMVTTGIRHFKH, encoded by the coding sequence ATGTCAGAATCTAAAAGAATAAAAACTGCATTGGTATCTGTATACCACAAAGAAGGTTTGGAAGAAATTATTACCAAACTTCATGAAGAAGGAGTAGAGTTTCTGTCAACAGGCGGAACTCGTCAGTTTATTGAATCATTGGGATATCCTTGTAAGGCGGTGGAAGATTTGACCACTTATCCTTCTATCCTCGGTGGTCGGGTAAAGACATTACATCCGAAAATCTTCGGAGGTATCCTTTGTCGTCGTGGACTGGAGCAGGATATGCAACAGATTGAAAAGTACGAAATCCCTGAAATAGATTTGGTAATTGTAGACTTGTATCCGTTTGAAGCTACCGTAGCTTCCGGCGCATCCGAAGCTGACATTATTGAAAAAATCGATATAGGCGGAATCTCACTGATTCGTGCCGCAGCCAAGAACTACAATGATGTTATCATCGTAGCTTCACAGGCACAATACAAACCGTTGCTGGATATGTTGATGGAGCATGGCGCTACTTCTTCACTCGAAGAACGCCGCTGGATGGCAAAAGAAGCATTTGCCGTTTCTTCTCACTATGATTCAGCTATCTTCAACTATTTCGATGCAGGCGAAGGTTCTGCCTTCCGTTGCTCGGTGAACAACCAAAAGCAACTCCGTTACGGTGAAAACCCGCATCAGAAAGGTTATTTCTATGGAAACCTGGAAGCTATGTTCGACCAGATTCACGGAAAAGAAATCTCTTACAACAACCTTCTTGACATCAACGCGGCTGTTGACCTGATTGACGAATTCGACGACCTCACTTTCGCTATCCTGAAGCACAACAATGCTTGCGGCCTGGCTTCACGCTCTACCGTACTGGATGCATGGAAAGATGCATTGGCAGGCGACCCTGTTTCTGCTTTCGGAGGCGTATTGATTACCAACGGCGTGATTGACAAGGAAGCAGCCGAAGAAATCAACAAGATTTTCTTCGAAGTGATTATCGCACCGGATTATGACGTGGATGCACTCGAAATCCTGGGACAGAAAAAGAACCGCATCATTCTCGTCCGCAAGGAAGCCAAATTGCCGAAGAAGCAATTCCGTGCCTTGCTGAACGGCGTATTGGTGCAGGATAAAGATACTAATATTGAAACGGTAGCCGACCTGAAAACCGTGACAGACAAAGCTCCTACTCCTGAAGAAGTAGAAGATATGTTGTTTGCCAACAAAATCGTGAAGAACAGCAAGTCCAATGCCATCGTGTTGGCGAAAGGCAAGCAACTTCTCGCAAGCGGTGTAGGACAGACTTCACGTGTAGATGCATTGAAACAGGCAATTGAAAAAGCTAAATCATTCGGTTTCGACCTGAATGGTGCAGTGATGGCCTCGGATGCTTTCTTCCCGTTCCCCGACTGTGTGGAAATTGCGGATAAGGAAGGTGTTACGGCTGTTATCCAACCGGGAGGTTCGGTAAAAGATGACTTGTCTTTTGCTTATTGCAACGAGCACGGTATGGCGATGGTTACTACCGGTATCCGTCATTTTAAACACTAA